The sequence GGCAGAAAAAGGAACGTCCCCAAGTGCCGAATCCGCAGCTACAGCAGACCAAAGTGCTTCGCAGCGTTGTAGATCCCGTCGTCATCCACGGCGGTCGTCACGTAGGTCGCCGCGGCCTTCACGGTATCCTGCGCATTACCCATGGCCACACTCGTGCCCACGGCGGAAAACATCGACAGGTCGTTCTCGCCGTCGCCAAAGGCAATCGCCTCGCTCGCGTCGACACCCAGGCGCTCCAGCGTCGCCGCCACGCCCAGGTCCTTGCCGCCGTTAGCGGGAATAATGTCGCAGAACAGGTCGCACCAGCGCGTGGTGAGCGAATGCGACACGGCGTCGGTCACGATATATTCGTCGGTAGGGTCCACAAAGGCGCAGAACTGATAGACCGGCGCGTCAAAGGCGTGCTCAAACGGCTCCTCGTGGTAGACGATCCCCGCGTTGTTGCCAGCCGTCACCACGCGCTCGGACAGGCAGTTCACAAACGAGTTCTCGCCCTGCATGCACAGCGAGTCGTAGCGCCCCTGCGCCACCTGGTCCACAATCACCGCAACATCGTCTGAATCGATCGGGCAGCTGCGATAAACGCCCTTGGCATCAAAACAGTGCTGGCCCGAAAGCGTAATGTACGCATCCCAACCCAGGTCGAACAGCCAATCCGGCATCTGGTAGGTCGGGCGACCCGTGGCGATCACGCACGCAATCCCCTGCTCGCGAAAGCTGTCGAGCACCTGCTGCGCCGACGCCGGAATCCGATGGGTCTTAAAGCTCAGCAGCGTGCCATCGATATCGAAAAACGCGGCTTTGATCATCCTCGTCTACTCCTCGCCCTCGAGCTTCTCGCTCGCCTCGAGCCACGCCATCTCCAGCTCGTCCATGGCGGCGTGAGCCTCGTCAATCTTTGCCTGCTGCTCGCCCAGCGCCGTGTAGTTGGTGGGGTCGACCTGGGCCATCGCGGCCTCGGCCTCCTCCACGCGGGCGCGCTGCGTCTCCATCTTGCGCTCGAGCGAGCTCACCTCGCGGCGGAGCTTCTGGCGCTCGGCGTTGGAAAGGCCATTGGGCTGGCCGCTCGACTTGGGTTTTTCGGCCGCAGCCGCCGCAGCACCGGTGTCGAACGTGCCGGTCTTGGCACTCGGCGCACCCACGGGTTCACCCTCGGCGGTGGCATTGCACATACGCAGGTACTGGTCGACGCCGCCGGGCATATGCGTCAGGTGGCCGTCGAGCAGCGCCCACTGCTGGTCGGTCACGCGCTCCATCAAGAAGCGGTCGTGCGTCACCAGGATCAACGTGCCGGGCCAGCCGTCGAGCAGGTCCTCGACAATCGCAAGCATGTCGGTATCCAGGTCGTTACCGGGCTCGTCCAGGATGAGCACGTTGGGCTCGTCCAGAATCGTCAGCAACAGCGACAGGCGACGGCGCTGGCCGCCCGAAAGATCGCCGATGCGGCTCCAGAGCTGCTGCGTCGTAAAGCCCAGGCGCTCGCAGAGCTTCTCGGGCGAAGTCTCCTTACCGTCGATGACGTAGTACTTCTTATAGTTGCCGAGCACCTCGCGGATCGTGTCGCCCATGTAGGGTTCGAGCTCCTCGAGCTGCTGCGACAGCACGCCAAAGCGCACTGTCTGGCCAATCTTCACGCGGCCGCGCGTGGGCTCAATCTTGCCCTGGATCACGTCGAGCAAGGTCGACTTGCCGGCGCCGTTCTCACCCAAAAGGCCATAGCGGTCGCCCGCACCGATGAGCCAGGTCACATCGTTGAGCACCTGCTTGGGCGCGCCATCGGTATCCGCATAGCCGGCGTCCACGTCGACCACGTCGATAACCTGCTTGCCCAGGCGACTCACCGCCAGGCGCTTGAGCTCCAGCTCGTCACGTACGGGCGGTACGTCGGCTATCAGCTCGCGAGCGGCGTCCACGCGAAACTTGGGCTTGGTGGAGCGCGCCTGGGCACCGCGGCTCAGCCACGCGAGCTCCTTGCGCGCCATGTTGCGACGGCGCTCCTCGGTAACCGCGGCCATGCGGTCGCGCTCCACACGCTGCAGGATGTAGGCCGAGTAACCGCCCTCGAAGGGATCGACCTGGCCGTCGTGGACCTCCCACATGCTGGTGCAGACCTCGTCCAGGAACCAGCGGTCGTGCGTGACCACAAGCATCGCGCCCTGACCGCGCTGCCAGCGGGCCTTTAAGTGACGCGCGAGCCAGTTGATGGTACGCATGTCCAGGTGGTTGGTAGGCTCGTCGAGCATGAGCACGTCGTAGTCGCCGATCAGCAGGCGCGCGAGGTCCACGCGGCGGCGCTGGCCGCCCGAAAGCTCGCCCACCGTGCCCTCCCAGGGCACATCGCTAATAAGGCCGGCCAGGATCTGACGCGTACGCGGGCTCGAGGCCCACTCGTACTCGGGCGCGTCGCCGACGACGGCATGATGCACGGTGTCGGTATCGGCCAGGTTGTCCTTTTGGCCGAGCAATCCGATCGTCGTGTCACGGCGATGCGTCACGCGGCCGTCGTCGGGCTCCAGCGTGCCGGCGAGCACGCTCAACAGCGTCGACTTGCCGTCGCCGTTTTTGCCGACAATACCAATGCGGTCGCCCTCGCCCACGCCGAGCGTCACGCTATCGAAAATATGCTTGGTGGGAAACTCTAGGCTGATGGAATCGCATCCCAAAAGAATCGCCATATGCCCTGCTCCTTCGTAGAAATACAACGTTGTCCATGATAGCAGCGAGCCCCACCCCAAACCACCACGAAGGTGCCTGTCCCCTTTGTGGTGGTCGTTTCGGTCGCAGAGCAAAAGGCGGGCCATCTCGCAAAAGAGATGACCCGCCTCTCCAATCAGTCCCGCGGCAACCGTAACCGCCGCGGGCCTCAAGCATGTCCCGGACTAGGAGAACATGCCGGTGAGGTAATCATTCAGCCGCTTATCCTTGGGCCGTTGGAAAATCTCGTCGGTCTCGTCGTACTCGACCATATCGCCCATGTAGAAGAACGCCGTGCGGTTGGACACGCGCGACGCCTGCTCCATGTTGTGCGTCACGATGACGATGGCGCGCTCGGCCACAATCGATGACATGAGGTCCTCGATCGCCAGCGTCGAGATGGGGTCGAGCGCCGAGCAGGGCTCGTCAAACAGGATCACGTCGGGGTTGAGCGCCAGCGTGCGCGCGATGCACAGACGCTGCTGCTGGCCGCCCGAAAGCGCGTAGGCGCTCTTGTCGAGCTTGTCCTTGACCTCGTCCCACAGCGCCGCACCACGCAGACTTTCCTCGACCATACGATCAAGCTCGTCGCGGTCGGTGATACCGTGGCGTTTAGGCGCAAACGTGATGTTGTCGCGAATGGACTTGCGGAAAGGATTGGGCTGCTGGAACACCATGCCAATGGAGCGGCGCAGCTCGTAGGTGTTTTCGGTCTTGGTGTTCACGTTGCGCCCGCGGTAGCTGATCTCGCCCTCCACGCGGCAGCCGCGAATCTCGCGATTCATAAGGTTGAGGCTGCGCAAGAAGGTCGACTTACCGCAGCCCGAAGGCCCGATGAGCGCCGTGATCTCGCCCTTGTGAAAGTCGAGCGACGTATCGTGCAGGGCATGGTGGTCGCCATAGTACACGTTGACGTCCTTGGTGGAGAGCACGACCTTGTCGCTCACGGCCCTGCCGCTCACGCGAACGCGTTTCTCGCTCTCCCCCACACTCGACAGAAAGTCCTGGGTCTCGGACGGTGCCGCTTCGGCTGCGGGTGTTGCTTTCATCTCGCTCACTCGGCCGTCATCCTCCTTGCCAGTTGCTTGCCCACGATACGGGCGATTACGTTAAACAGCAGCACGCAAATCATCAGCAGCGCAGCGGTACCCCAAACGATCTGCTGGGCCTCGGGGCTGCCCTCGCCATAGATCTTGTAGATGTGCACGGCGAGCGACTCACCGGGGCGGAACACGTTCCAGGCGCAGGTGGGACTCGACAGGTTAAAGCTCAAGAAGTTCAGGCGAACCGGCGAGCTCATGCCCGAGGTAAAGAGCAGTGCCGCGGCCTCGCCAAACACGCGGCCGGCCGAAAGCACGATGCCGGTCACGATGGCGGGCATGGCCTCGGGAATCAAGATGTGCAGCGTGGCCTCCCAGCGGGTAAGGCCCATGGCCAGGCACGCATCGCGCTGGGCCTGCGGCACGTCCTCGAGCGCCTGTTGGATCACGCGCACCAGGATGGGAATGTTGAACATGGTGAGCGCAACGGCGCCGGAGATGATGGAGTACTTCCAGCCCAGCTGCACCGAGAAGACCAGGAAACCGAACATGCCGACGACGATGGAAGGCAGCGAGGACAGCGTCTCGATGGCGGTGGAGGCGATGTCGCGGATGGGCCCATTCGGCGCGTACTCAACCAAAAAGACCGCGCCGCCCAGGCTGATGGGCACCGAGATGATCAGGGTGATCAGCAGCAGATAGAACGAGTCGAACAGCTGATAGAGCACGCCGCCCTGGGTTCCGTTGGCACGCGCGGGCTGCGTGAGGAAGCTCGGCTGGAACAGCGTCGAGATGCCCTCGAACAGGATATAGGCCACCATGGAAATGACGACGAGCATGACGATGGCGACGATCGCCGTCAACACGCCCGTGGCGATGCGGTCCTGTTTTTGGACACGCCCGAGTCTCGCCTCGTCGATATGGATGCGCGTGCTAGCCACGAGCCTTCGCCCCCTTGCGGCCAATGAGATGGATAATCAGGATGAAGATGAGGCTCATGCCCATCAGCAGCAGACCGAGCGCCCACAGAACGTCGTCCTGGGCTGAGCCCTCGGCATAGACAGCCATAGACGTGGTGAGCGTGGTGGTGATGGTGGACGCCGGCGACAGCAGCGACGTCGGCATGGCCTCGATGCCGCCGATAACCATGCGCACGGCGAGCGTCTCGCCAAAGGCGCGGGTCATGCCAAGGATGACCGCGGTCATGAGCGAAGGCATGGCGCTCTTGAGCACCACGTGCCAGATGGTCTGCCAGCGGGTATAGCCCAGCGAGAGCGAGCCCTGGCGGTAGCTGTCGGGCACGGCGCGCAGGCCATCGACCGAAAGCGTGGTCATGGTCGGCAGGATCATGACGGCCAGCACGATGGCGCCGGGTAAGATGCCCAGACCCGTGCTCACATGGAAAACACTCTTCATAAGGCCGACAACCACGTGAAAGCCGATCAAGCCAAAGACGACCGAGGGAATGCCGGTCAAAAGCTCAATAAGCGGCTGAAAGATCTTGGAACCAAACTTAGGCTGGATCTCAACTGCAAAGATGGCAGAGCCGATGGCGATGGGCAGCGCGATGAGCGTGGAGAGCACCATGACTGCAAACGAGGTGACGATCAGGGGCAGGGCGCCGGTATAAGGCAGGCCGTTTTCGGCCGTGTTGGCCAGGTCCCACTTGGTGCCGGTAAAGAACTCGACGACCGAGACGCCGTCCTTGATAAAAGCCGAGAGGCCCTTTTGGGCGACCATAAAGATGAGTGCGGCAACGACAAGCGTCACGAGCGCAACGCACGCGCCCGTGACGCCCAGGCCCACGTTCTCAAGGTCGCGCTTTGGCAGCTGTTTTGCCATTGCAAACCTTTCCGGGGGCGATTACCTATTTAGCGGAGACCTTGCCGCTGGCGTCCTTGACGACCTTCATGGCAGAGACGGGGATAAAGCCCTGCTCCTCGACAAGTTTGCCCTGGACGTCGTCGGAAAGCATAAAGTCCAGGAAGGCCTTGGTGGCCTCGTCGGCGTCCTTGGCGCAGTACATGTGCTCGGTAGCCCAGATCTTGAAGGAGTCGTCGGTGACATTCTTGCTCTTGGGCTCGACACCCTCGACCTTGACGGCGTTGAACTTGGAATCGTCAAAGTGCGAGAAGTCGAGGTAGGAGATGGCGTTGTCGGTGCTGCCCATCTGAGTCTGAACGTCGCCGGACTTGTCGAGCTCGGCGTCGCCCTTAAAGTCGACAACCTCGTCGCCAAAGACGGCGGCCTCGAAGGTGGCGCGAGTGCCGGAGCCGGCCTTGCGGTTGAGAACGACGATGGTGGCGTCGTCGCCGCCGACCTCCTTCCAGTTGGTGATCTGGCCGGAGAAGATGCCCTTGAGCTGCTCGAGGGACAGGTCGTCGACCGTCACGTTCTTGGAGACGACGGGACCCATGCCCACGACAGCAACCTCATGGTCGACGAGGTTCTTGACCTGGTCGGCCTCGAGCTTGGTCTCGGCGAA is a genomic window of Collinsella aerofaciens containing:
- the pstB gene encoding phosphate ABC transporter ATP-binding protein PstB encodes the protein MSEMKATPAAEAAPSETQDFLSSVGESEKRVRVSGRAVSDKVVLSTKDVNVYYGDHHALHDTSLDFHKGEITALIGPSGCGKSTFLRSLNLMNREIRGCRVEGEISYRGRNVNTKTENTYELRRSIGMVFQQPNPFRKSIRDNITFAPKRHGITDRDELDRMVEESLRGAALWDEVKDKLDKSAYALSGGQQQRLCIARTLALNPDVILFDEPCSALDPISTLAIEDLMSSIVAERAIVIVTHNMEQASRVSNRTAFFYMGDMVEYDETDEIFQRPKDKRLNDYLTGMFS
- the pstA gene encoding phosphate ABC transporter permease PstA; its protein translation is MASTRIHIDEARLGRVQKQDRIATGVLTAIVAIVMLVVISMVAYILFEGISTLFQPSFLTQPARANGTQGGVLYQLFDSFYLLLITLIISVPISLGGAVFLVEYAPNGPIRDIASTAIETLSSLPSIVVGMFGFLVFSVQLGWKYSIISGAVALTMFNIPILVRVIQQALEDVPQAQRDACLAMGLTRWEATLHILIPEAMPAIVTGIVLSAGRVFGEAAALLFTSGMSSPVRLNFLSFNLSSPTCAWNVFRPGESLAVHIYKIYGEGSPEAQQIVWGTAALLMICVLLFNVIARIVGKQLARRMTAE
- a CDS encoding ABC-F family ATP-binding cassette domain-containing protein, yielding MAILLGCDSISLEFPTKHIFDSVTLGVGEGDRIGIVGKNGDGKSTLLSVLAGTLEPDDGRVTHRRDTTIGLLGQKDNLADTDTVHHAVVGDAPEYEWASSPRTRQILAGLISDVPWEGTVGELSGGQRRRVDLARLLIGDYDVLMLDEPTNHLDMRTINWLARHLKARWQRGQGAMLVVTHDRWFLDEVCTSMWEVHDGQVDPFEGGYSAYILQRVERDRMAAVTEERRRNMARKELAWLSRGAQARSTKPKFRVDAARELIADVPPVRDELELKRLAVSRLGKQVIDVVDVDAGYADTDGAPKQVLNDVTWLIGAGDRYGLLGENGAGKSTLLDVIQGKIEPTRGRVKIGQTVRFGVLSQQLEELEPYMGDTIREVLGNYKKYYVIDGKETSPEKLCERLGFTTQQLWSRIGDLSGGQRRRLSLLLTILDEPNVLILDEPGNDLDTDMLAIVEDLLDGWPGTLILVTHDRFLMERVTDQQWALLDGHLTHMPGGVDQYLRMCNATAEGEPVGAPSAKTGTFDTGAAAAAAEKPKSSGQPNGLSNAERQKLRREVSSLERKMETQRARVEEAEAAMAQVDPTNYTALGEQQAKIDEAHAAMDELEMAWLEASEKLEGEE
- the pstC gene encoding phosphate ABC transporter permease subunit PstC, translating into MAKQLPKRDLENVGLGVTGACVALVTLVVAALIFMVAQKGLSAFIKDGVSVVEFFTGTKWDLANTAENGLPYTGALPLIVTSFAVMVLSTLIALPIAIGSAIFAVEIQPKFGSKIFQPLIELLTGIPSVVFGLIGFHVVVGLMKSVFHVSTGLGILPGAIVLAVMILPTMTTLSVDGLRAVPDSYRQGSLSLGYTRWQTIWHVVLKSAMPSLMTAVILGMTRAFGETLAVRMVIGGIEAMPTSLLSPASTITTTLTTSMAVYAEGSAQDDVLWALGLLLMGMSLIFILIIHLIGRKGAKARG
- a CDS encoding Cof-type HAD-IIB family hydrolase; its protein translation is MIKAAFFDIDGTLLSFKTHRIPASAQQVLDSFREQGIACVIATGRPTYQMPDWLFDLGWDAYITLSGQHCFDAKGVYRSCPIDSDDVAVIVDQVAQGRYDSLCMQGENSFVNCLSERVVTAGNNAGIVYHEEPFEHAFDAPVYQFCAFVDPTDEYIVTDAVSHSLTTRWCDLFCDIIPANGGKDLGVAATLERLGVDASEAIAFGDGENDLSMFSAVGTSVAMGNAQDTVKAAATYVTTAVDDDGIYNAAKHFGLL
- a CDS encoding phosphate ABC transporter substrate-binding protein yields the protein MLDQAYSRRQFLGLAGGLASIVGLGLVGCGGSNAADTAAEGSAAAAESVSGEVTYDGASSFQALVEAAAEKFMDANPDVSVSGSGNGSGKGLTAVAAGTVTIGNSDVFAETKLEADQVKNLVDHEVAVVGMGPVVSKNVTVDDLSLEQLKGIFSGQITNWKEVGGDDATIVVLNRKAGSGTRATFEAAVFGDEVVDFKGDAELDKSGDVQTQMGSTDNAISYLDFSHFDDSKFNAVKVEGVEPKSKNVTDDSFKIWATEHMYCAKDADEATKAFLDFMLSDDVQGKLVEEQGFIPVSAMKVVKDASGKVSAK